The Cucurbita pepo subsp. pepo cultivar mu-cu-16 chromosome LG05, ASM280686v2, whole genome shotgun sequence nucleotide sequence AAAAGTTATTATACAGtttgaccttttcttttaataatttatatttaaaaaaataataatatattttcattgatGAAATTTGAAGCTGATGCAAAAAGAAGGGGCTAAGAGCAGTCTGCTCGATTAAGGCTGTGGAGAAGAGAAGCAAAGAGACGAGAAAGAGGGTAAGGGAATTACCCAAGTTCACGTTTCTTCACGTTTCTTCACGTTTCTTCACGTTTCTTCTGGGACTTCtcatatcatatttgttcCTTATTCCCAGCTTTCTAATTAAACGCACTCCAATTCTTACACCAGATTAATTCtgtaaattttcttctttccttacACGTAACCCGAACCGCCCCTTTGATTTTTCTGCCCCCTCGTTTTTGATTCCGCCGATTACCTtcaattctttcattcttcCCTGCTCTTTCCCCGATATTAATATCTTCCGATCATCTCTACTACTAATTTCGACTTGGGTTGCTCTTATATTCGGCTGCTTGGCCCCcttcattcatgttttattGAAGGTAATCCTCATCATTGCATACCCACTTCCTTATTTTGCTTCCTCTTCAATTTTCGTGATCATCTCTTTGTGTGTCTGtattatatgatattcgtTTGAGCTCGAATGTTAGTCAATTGGAACCTTTGTTTAACTCTCAAACTACCTTCTTTTACAATTGTGGACGaccaatgaaaattttgtaccttttatgttttttttttttctttctttttgctaACTGATTCTGGCTATGATTCATGTTGCAAGATCATCTGCCTTCTCTCCCCCTTCCACCCCTTCCTCAAAATGCCCTGCGTGAGTAATTCAAACAAACCAATTTATAATTGTCATATTCAGACTCTTCTAGTCTGGTTACCTTAGTTTTGTACTCCTCTGGCTTTCTTTCCTGAAGCTTATCAATTTGACTCCTCTGCagaataaaatttgttatGAATACTAGTATTATGATGAATGAAAGTCAGGCTAGAACAATGTTCTAAAAATAGTTGAACCAAGAACCACCAATGTGTTCATCCTTGTCTATGCTGCTTTACACGAGGCACTGGAGATTTGTTGACCTCTTTTTCCTAAAAGAGTCCTCTTATCATCCAAGCTTTTTCGTGGATGTCCTTGAGTCCCAATGCCATACATGACCAAACTTTCATGTGCTTGCAATTACTCATAAATCGTTTAgtaattttttgtatttgacCAACCCACCTCTTGACCCTTTTTCGTTATTTGAGTTGAACAATATGGTTACTATATATGAAacgaagaaaattaaaagactaGTTATCGTGCACTTTGGTAAGCAACATTATTTTCAGTAATCTTTAGTAGCTTTGTTCTGTGGACTtccttatatttttgtttcggTATATGATATGTTGATTCCAGGTCGAAACCTATTTGTTGCTTGCTCTGTAATAACACTGTACAAAATACTCTTATTCTATGCTAGCCTTCCATTTTTAACCTTGTTGAATTCAAATGGAGTCGATTCTTGGAGGATGATATGTAATTGGTGAATGATGTAcgattaaattgtttggtaCTTCATCCTAAAGATCTTTCCCCTATCTTCCTCCATACATTATTATTTGGATCTTGTTGCTCAAACGTTTCTTGTTGCTATCTATTTCAACTTCTTTCAGGGAATGGACTTACTGTACCTGCCCACTGTCTATCTTAGTGAATGATGCTCAGTGGAACAAGAGGTGCAGATAATGTTGGAATTTTTGGATGGAAAGCTCGTGGCGAATCATCTTTAACGTCTTCTTTGCTTAAGGATGAGCCACAAGAGATTGAACTATCCACCTATGGAAGATTGCCAGACCCTGGTAGTGAGAGCCCTACGGGGCTTCTCGATGGGGAGCGTTTAAATGTGGAACCAATAGCTGACCTGGACCTATTCTTTGAAAGGATCTACAGCTATTACTGTGACAAAGGGCTTTGGTGCATCATAACAAAGTGGATAGTGGAGCTTATGAGTCTTGGCTTTACCATATGTTTTTCAGCATTTTTCTTGCTATTTGTTGATTGGAATGGTCTGCGTAATGCCAAGTGTGGGATGGATGCTGTGGAGTCTGGAACTAAACCGTGTGATCTTGCCAAGGAAGCTCTTCATGAGCATCCCTTAGACCATATTACACTGTCAAAAGCTATCATCCTTGGATATTTAGGCATATTTTCtgtttattggattttttgcttttttaggttttttgcACAGCTAAAGGACATTTTAGGAATCCGTCGCTTTTATAACAACAGGTTCGTTGGACAAATCTTATCATTAGATTTCAtgcttttaaaaatcttgGTTAAATATTAAGTTTGATCTCTATGGTTTCAAAAAAGTTAGAAATCAGTCTCTATGGCTTGAAATGTTAGAATAAGTCCctatattttgataaaacCCTAATAAATAGTCTCTATGGTTTGATAAACCCTGATAAACAGTAACCAAATGGACtaattatgagattttatCAAACTATAAGGACAAATTTAGCTTTTAAAATCATATGGACTAAATTCTAACTTTCTTCAAACCATAGGGTCAAATTTGCAGTTTAACCTAAAGTCTATCTTTCCCATTTTAGTTACTTTATTATGTGCTTCAGTTTATGAGTGATCATAGATTCATAATAATACCTAGTCTATATTTTTTGAAGTCTCCACATATCTGACAATGAAATCCAAACTATGCCATGGGCAACAATTCTTGAGAAGGTTGTTGAGCTGCAAAGAACTTATCAGCTCTGTGTGGCTAAGGATCTTTCTGCTCATGATGTGGTTATGCGATTAATGCGGAAAGAGAACTACCTGATTGGTATGCTTAACAAAGGTGTACTTGCTTTTCCAATCTCAAAGTGGGTCCCAGGTGCTGGCCCGGTTGTGAAATTGGACTCTTCTAGGAAGCATTATCGATTAACATTGACAAAAAGTCTAGAATGGACCTTAAATTGGTGCATACTACAGAGCATGTTTGATCGGTATGTCTGTTACTGGAAATATTTCTCTATTATTTAGTAAATGGCTACAGCTAGGTCTTAGACAGATCAAACATTAAGAACTGATACATCTTTTGTAGTAATTTCCATGCGTATGTATGATTTacttaacaaaaaatatatgttatcCCGTCTGTATATTCATACTCTTATATCTCTCACCTTCACCTTGATAAACGTAAGTATTGGTCTAGAATATACTGTTGTTAAGAGCTAAAGCTTGAATTAATGTAAGCttgcaacttttttttttaccacagGGATGTCTTAAATCTGAAGGCTTTAAAGATTTTCTTGCTTGCTATGTAGAATTCCTACTGACTGAAGCATATTCTTGTTGCAGTAATTACTGTGTTAGAAGGGAGTTCATATCCAATCCTAGAACGTTAAAGAAAAGGCTTGCGGTAGTTGGAGTGGTGATGCTCCTGCTTTCTCCATTTCTTGTCATATTCATGTTGGTATACCTCTTCCTGAGGCACGCTGAGCAGTTCTATAACCACCCAAGTACAGCATCATCTCGAAGGTGGTCAAATTTGTCAAAGTGGATTTTTAGGGAATTTAATGAGGTACGATGAGTCTCAAGATTTTACTTGGTaaactttatttctttttgtcatTTGTGAAAAGTTGTGTTGAAAATATTTAGGCTGTAACTTGTGACAGATTCATTATATGACACAACAAATGGTGGGATTTAGGTTGTAACGTGTCATGTGTGACAGATAATATTTCTAGAGGGGGGAGGGAGATTTTCAGTATTCATAATTGCTGCTATATCTTTGACAGGTCGAGCATTTGTTCAAACACCGGATCAATAGCAGTGTGCTTCATGCTTCAGAGTATCTAAAGCAATTTCCCTCTCCcattattacaataattgcaAAGTTCATCTCATTTGTCTTTGGTGGCTTTGCTGCTATTCTGATCATCATTGCTTTTCTGGAGGAATCTTTACTGGAGGGCCATGTAATATACATTCCATTTACTCTTAACCTCTAAACCTATGCCTAACTGTATACTTCAATCTCTAAATATATGTTCTTTTACCATTCAGATATTCGGCCGCAACCTCCTCTGGTATGCTGCTGTTTTTGGAACTATAACTGCTATTAGTCGGGCAGCAGTTAcagatgaaattttagttctAGATCCTGAGGGGGTGATGTCTATGGTTGTCCAGCATACGCATTATATGCCGAAGAGATGGCGTGGCAAAGAAAATTCCGAGGTTATCCGACTAGAATTTGAAACCCTTTTCCAGGTAAATTCCTAGCAGTTTATCTCATTTTCTGTATGGCCGGTGTGAGAATTAAACTGGTAACTTCGAACTTGAGACTATCCCTATCTTATTATAGAACTCAGGCGTTAGAGAGCTCCCTCTTCTCTTCCAGACCTGACTACCCCAGTTGACTTACCTGCTTGCTTAGCAAATTCTCTTAGTTCCCCGTTGCTCAAAACTGTCTCAAGTTGTAAAATGTTGACCTTTTTTTGCTTTCATCTGTTTGAAATACAAaggtcattttcttttcttgtttttcaatattgcATTGATGATGCTTTTCTGATGCAGTATACAGGAATGATGTTACTTGAGGAGATGGTCTCCATTTTTCTCACCCCATTCTTGCTTGTGTTCATTGTTCCAGAGGTTGGAACTTATAGAGACCTTATCTCATCTCATTTTACTGTGGCCACCTTCTTTCAGTCAccgatatttttatttttgcagaGGGTGGATGACATCTTGCAGTTCATTGCAGACTTCACAGTTCATATTGAAGGTGTTGGTCATGTTTGCAGGTTGTTTTGTTACTTCAGTAGTATCTTGATCTTTACTCTTCCCTTACACTAAACTATTCCTGCATGAGAGAGTCAAATGAGATACAAAAGAGTTTGGAGAAGTAAAGCCTGGGGGGAATTCATAGAGTTCCTCATCTCTTCCTAAACCCATACTACCAAAACACATAAGCAACGCAAAAGCCCCCCCCTATCCGTTACTAACTCGGTTAAAGGGCCTTACTCTATATATCAACCCTATTTATACAGTACATTAGACCCTTCCCTGCATGCCTTTTCTCCTACATGTTTATAATTGGGCTtcttttatatacttttttatttcgGTTCAAAATGTTTTTGGCTGCTTCCTTGTCTTCTGCAGTTTCAGTGCCTTTGACTTCCAAAAACATGGAAATAGCAGTTATGGGTCACCACATAATGCACCAGGCGCAGAGAGAAGCTCACAGGGGAAAATGGAGAAATCATTCTTGAGGTACTAGCTTTTCTTGACCGTGCCTTTTCTGATTGTTTCCTTGTGCCAATTTTTGTTATCGAAAATATTTCTAGAGTTGTTCTGATTTTAAATGCATACTGGCAAAAATGTTTGCTGCATTTTCATAACGTTGTAGAGAAAGCAATCGAATATGGCCTTCACAATCTCAGCTTTAAAAAGGCCGGCTTCAATCTGCATTTGAGTTAAATTAGGATAACTCCTGATCATGCGGTGAATCTATACATAATCTATACATATATCACGTTGTTGTATCGTGATGCAACTTTTAGCAGCTTCGATaaattttagtgaaaaatatgtaaatgaGAAAAGCAGAGCgggtttgatattttttatataaacatcTCTAGCactttctttgtttcaacttttCAAATTGCTTTGATAGGAGTGACCAACGAGATAGAACATACTTTTGCTGAAGATTTCCAGGGCCCAGATACCAATTCTGTGAACTTGATTTGTATAGTGCTTTTATGTGAATCCTGAAAATGTTACATTCAagattcttcttttaaaagtaaatagtGTCTTTTATTTACTGCTTCTGAACCCTCACACATCAAGTTGTGTTGTCACTGCAGTTTCTGTAGTAATTATCCTGCATGGGAACCAAATGCTCAGGGGAAACAGTTACTGTCAAACCTACAGACTTTTAGGGAGAAAATGTTGCAGCGACGGGGACATGTACATCAGCCGCATGAAATGCATCAAGGGAGTCGCAATTTGGTCGGTCATCGGGATAGGAATGGGATTTTTCCGAGGGAACTACCTCGTGCAAATTCAGCGGCTGCTAATTGGACAGATTTTCTATGGCTAGATGAACACCAAAGAAACTTTCCATACCTACTCGATCATTATTACACAAACGCACCACAAGATATAGCCAATTACTCTAGGGACGTCCCTGAAGAACAATCTGAATTGATAGAGCAGAACTCCAGAATGTATTGGATGCCACCCTACTTCactcaaagaaaaggaaggtaCGAAGATTACTGGGAGGAAGATCATCTCGAGGATCGATCAGAAACTCATCTTGGGGCCTCCACGTCCGCTCCTATCCTTCGCGAAAGCATATTTCAGCATCAAGATTTTAACAGTGCAAATCCTGGTATGAAGACTCGGTGGTGGGATCGAAATATTGCGTCTGGTGAACAACCCCAAACAAGTTTCATGGATCCTCCCGAGTTCAACAGGTACACTACTACCATGAAGAATCTCAATGATAATGTCTCAGAAAGAAGCTCAGAGGAGCAACAACACATGGAATGGAGCGATTTCGGGAAGTTGTCTGGAGCTACCCACTTAGAAGATATAGAGACTGAAGAATTGGATCTTCATTTTGGAGATGTGTACAGCAGAACTCCAGAAACTCCAAAACCTTCTGCATCTACAAGCTTTGAgtaatttcttttactttatgTGGAAGCTGTTGCTTTATATCCTGAGATAACATGTTGATTTTCTGggttcttttatatttctgcCTACTTATAGCAAGATccttaaattctttttctgTACATAAATtcaccaaaacaaaaatattcttcgTAGGCTTCTGTTTGGTTTGAAGCCTCTTGGAACCATGTGATGGTGTAAGTAATGGCACATTCAAGTTATTAATGACACCCAATTCATTCTTCAATCATATCCAAGTCTTCTTTTCTATATGgaagcactttttttttttttcttcaactaaTTTCATTGTTTATGTTAGGAATATAAATGGTGGGTCTACTTGATTTTGACTCCCTTCCCTTCAACTCAAAGCAACAATATAAGCctttttagattctttttgaaatttgattcttaatgtttatgtttatgttCATTCCAATCATGAAAATCATGCAACACAAATCTTATTGGTTAAAGCCATGACTCTAATGAATGAAGTTTTCATCAATCATGTAATTAGCCAACATAATTTCAAACTCTCATTAGTGAGCTAGTTTCTAAATTCAATGTTAAGAAGATTACAGGCAATGACATCCACTGACATAATTCATTGCGACACAGGTAATCTTACATAGAGGGGTTGAAATGTGAACTGTCAGACAACTATTTATGAAGCGTGAGCGCCAAACCATGCGTTTATTTTGAAGAATGTATTAGTTGATTGATTAAAATCATAGCTTCTGCAACACATAATTTACCATACTGACTAAAGAATATGAAGATGATTGTGAAGAAGGAGCCTTCAGCTAGTTGACTCAGAGTTTGGGGCCGCTCTTCTCTGAATCCGTTCATGAAAGTATAAAACCAAGAACCCAAAAGAAAGGAGACGAGTAATCATTCTCAATGATGAggacttgaaaaagaaagagaggcaAGATAATGTTTAGTGGTTTAAGCAATGATTCCCAGTAGCATGCCAAGTTTCAACAAGTTCtatttttcatctcttttccATAATGtgtaaaatttcataaaaaattacaaataacaCCATTTGTTTTGTATGTAATATCTCATTCACCTATTAACTTTTTCACTACCTTctgaaatcaaaagcaaacaGAAACTATATCTGAATGCAACCAATCAATCCTTGAATATTTACATATCTGACTCGAGTGGAAGAATCGTGTTTTTGAATCCTCGTCCGGATCGAAACGGGAAGAAAGATCTTCGATTTCTGCTGTCATTTTCTGCACTACTACTGCTACTGGACTCGTTGATTTGCCTATCTTGATGTATTATCATTTGAACGGTCAAGTAAAGCTGTTGATCAGCTGCAGAATCCATGGAAAAGGATCTTCTGATGGGTTGGATGAAGAACTGTTCATCTTTTGCTCTAACATTGATGCCCTCATCTCCCATGATTGAAACATGGTGACACTTCCGAGTTTTGGATTTTCCAACCTTGTTCTCAAGTTTTTTAGGAGAATGGTATCTGGGCTGCTGAACCAGTGCTTCTCTTGAAATAGTACTTTCTTGTTGCCCTGTTGAGGAAACAACTTCATCTTCACTACCTAATTCAATGACTACAAAATCTTCATCACTGCCCATTAGGCTGTTGGAAAGGAGCTGAGAGTTTTGAGGAGAAGAGCTTGGAGCTACAATATGATCAATTGGAGGCTTTGTTGTGCCTGAAATGCTTGTTCTGCAAAGAGGGCAATTGGAATTGCTTTGCAGCCAGACATCAATGCAGTCCAAGTGAAATGTGTGGCTGCATTTTGGTAGAACTCTCAACATCTCGTTCTCTTGAAACTCGCTTAGACAAACCACGCAGCCATAGAGACCACTACCTTCATCGTCTTTCTCAAATCGAAAAGTTGGGATTTGGCCAATCATCGACTGTTCGAGCCCGCGATTCCACATTGTTGGTGAGAGAGCTATGAAAGGATCTTCATGCTGTTGGGAATGAAAACTTGAAAACCGCCTCAGCAGACTAAAATGGTGCCAGTTAGAACAGCATTTGCTGATGAAAATGTAGTAACCCAATAGCAAAAAAACAGTCCCCATCACACTCAGAACTGCAACAGCTAAAATTGGAGAAGCAGAATCTGAAACACTAGAAAATGGTGAGTGATAGCTTGAAATCTGTTGCTTTGTGAGCGATTCAAAAGCTGGGGACTCAAATATATGGAGGCTTTTCTGGGTTGGTTCCATAAGCAAAAGTGGAAAACTAAGAGGTAGGATTCTTGAAAAAGAAGCAGAAGATGTAGGAAATGTTATTAGCTTGATGACCAACACTTATACAAAGAGTGatgcaaataaattaatattcataaagcTACTTTGAGAAAGtcagaaagaaacaaaatgatactggattaaaataataagatgAAGATCcactagattttttttttttttttttataaagaaaattaaaaatttaggaggATGAAGTGTGGAAACTTGAGGAACATGAACATGCATATGCACATGCACATGTACTTACATCTACATGGGCATGGGTTTGAGGGGAAATGATATCTATAGATTTATCTTGTGCATTTAAAACACTTTGTTGACTTCCATACCCACTggtttcattttgaaaattcatccttttctttctgtttaagacagagtgagagagaaagtaaTAAAGAAGTGGGGTAGGGTTGCCTGTGggttatttaaaatataaaaagaaatggtaTTGAAGTGCGAAatcacacattggttggagagggaacacGGAACAGGCAATCTCTGTTAAAGGtatgccaatgaggacgctgagcccctaagagagtggattgtaagatcccacattagttggaaaggagaggagaggggaacaaaacatttcttacaagaatGTAAAAAGCTCTCCAGTGATACGTAACTGGCCAGGCCAAAACAAACCGTGGGTGGGTTTGGNAGAcagagtgagagagaaagtaaTAAAGAAGTGGGGTAGGGTTGCCTGTGggttatttaaaatataaaaagaaatggtaTTGAAGCGTGAAatcacacattggttggagaggaaacaTGGAACAGGCAATCTCTGTTAAAggtatgccaacgaggacgctgagcccacATGGAACAGGCGATCTCTGTTAAAggtatgccaacgaggacgctgagcccccaagagagtggattgtaagatctcacattggttggaaaggagatgggaacaaaacatttcgtACAAGAATGTAAAAAGCTCTCCAGTGATACGTAACTGGCCAAAACAAACCGTGGGTGGGTTTGAATTATTACATAAAAGACCCTTTAGTGCCCAGTTATTACAAAGGCAGTTGGACCCCAGTTTCATCAT carries:
- the LOC111795038 gene encoding autophagy-related protein 9-like, which gives rise to MMLSGTRGADNVGIFGWKARGESSLTSSLLKDEPQEIELSTYGRLPDPGSESPTGLLDGERLNVEPIADLDLFFERIYSYYCDKGLWCIITKWIVELMSLGFTICFSAFFLLFVDWNGLRNAKCGMDAVESGTKPCDLAKEALHEHPLDHITLSKAIILGYLGIFSVYWIFCFFRFFAQLKDILGIRRFYNNSLHISDNEIQTMPWATILEKVVELQRTYQLCVAKDLSAHDVVMRLMRKENYLIGMLNKGVLAFPISKWVPGAGPVVKLDSSRKHYRLTLTKSLEWTLNWCILQSMFDRNYCVRREFISNPRTLKKRLAVVGVVMLLLSPFLVIFMLVYLFLRHAEQFYNHPSTASSRRWSNLSKWIFREFNEVEHLFKHRINSSVLHASEYLKQFPSPIITIIAKFISFVFGGFAAILIIIAFLEESLLEGHIFGRNLLWYAAVFGTITAISRAAVTDEILVLDPEGVMSMVVQHTHYMPKRWRGKENSEVIRLEFETLFQYTGMMLLEEMVSIFLTPFLLVFIVPERVDDILQFIADFTVHIEGVGHVCSFSAFDFQKHGNSSYGSPHNAPGAERSSQGKMEKSFLSFCSNYPAWEPNAQGKQLLSNLQTFREKMLQRRGHVHQPHEMHQGSRNLVGHRDRNGIFPRELPRANSAAANWTDFLWLDEHQRNFPYLLDHYYTNAPQDIANYSRDVPEEQSELIEQNSRMYWMPPYFTQRKGRYEDYWEEDHLEDRSETHLGASTSAPILRESIFQHQDFNSANPGMKTRWWDRNIASGEQPQTSFMDPPEFNRYTTTMKNLNDNVSERSSEEQQHMEWSDFGKLSGATHLEDIETEELDLHFGDVYSRTPETPKPSASTSFE
- the LOC111795039 gene encoding RING-H2 finger protein ATL16-like, translated to MEPTQKSLHIFESPAFESLTKQQISSYHSPFSSVSDSASPILAVAVLSVMGTVFLLLGYYIFISKCCSNWHHFSLLRRFSSFHSQQHEDPFIALSPTMWNRGLEQSMIGQIPTFRFEKDDEGSGLYGCVVCLSEFQENEMLRVLPKCSHTFHLDCIDVWLQSNSNCPLCRTSISGTTKPPIDHIVAPSSSPQNSQLLSNSLMGSDEDFVVIELGSEDEVVSSTGQQESTISREALVQQPRYHSPKKLENKVGKSKTRKCHHVSIMGDEGINVRAKDEQFFIQPIRRSFSMDSAADQQLYLTVQMIIHQDRQINESSSSSSAENDSRNRRSFFPFRSGRGFKNTILPLESDM